The genomic stretch ACCATCTCATGAAAGTAAACAAGCTGacataagtagctgtaatttacaTATCATGCACATAAGGTTCAATGATTATGTTGATCAAATTACAGGACATCTGGATATCTCAATATGACTTCATGGTGATAATGAAAACTTTGATATCCCCTCGTAATTCATATGGTCGTGTCTGATTACATAGAGGCTGGTGAAGGGCAGATAtagatatacaatatatatatataatgtagttcTTATCTTCCCTCTTTACGTATGCCAATGTGCAAGCCATACTGTCAGTAGTATTGTGACTTgagtgattttgtgtgtgtgtctgcagtTGTTACTCTGAGTATAAGTACCAGGACCCCATGAGTTGGGTCCAGCGCACTTACTGTAATGTTTACAGCTTTGTATGACattgtgaccagtgtgccgccgATAATCAGCTGCTCACATATTTGCCCATTACGATTGGCTCAACATCGCAACTACTAATGCTCCCCTCTGATTGGTGCAAGGAAAAACATGCTATGTTGTTGGTCATGATGTTCCATTCCAGGACAGCTCATCTCAAGCCAATAATTGACTTGCCACCTTAGTTTCCTGCAAGTGCACCTTGGAAACACTGTATGCGTTTTACACAGACGGTCGCTGCTATGCTTTTACTGGGTTCTGTTACACAGGGGGTAATCTGCAAGATATTACTCTCTGGCCCTTTGTAGAGAACTGTTGTCCCTGAGGGAGCACCACTCTGATGTTGTTTCCCACATTAGACATAGAGACAGTACTTCTACCTTCTAATGTGTAGAGACCACAGACCACGAATCACTAACTCTATGGCAGGCGGTTCAATAAAACTCTAATAGCCTGCAATGTAGTGTTGTCTGTAGCCTCAGTAACTGAAATCGTTTGCTAGACTGGCTTATggttaaaataaaataattgtgtcaAACATAAAACATTCATGTTGGAAGCGCAAATAGGATAGAACTGGTTTAAAATGAGCCCAGAATGGAAGGGACTGTGGGAGAATGTAATTGTGAATGCATATTTTAGTCTTTATATATGTGAACATGTGCTAATATCTCTTGTGGTTGTTTCCCCTTCTTTGCTTATAGACTTGTCAGCATGCATCTACTGAGGACTCTACATCTGAGATGTATTCCAGCCAGTATATTCTCTGTGTCTACCTCGTCATTACAAGCATTTAGGCAGCAGAGGAGACATCTCCTTGCAGCTAGGGTTGGATGCCAGATCTTAGTGGAAAAGCAAAGGCTTCACTCATTCCCGGGGCCAGAATCACCACGTGACCAAAAATCCCATCAAAGTCCTTTTCCCGATACCGATAACTCACTCAAAGGTAAAGAAGCTCTCACCACAAAAGACCCTATTGATGCTGCAGATGACACAGATCCTTTTCAAGACAAGTCCATCGGCCTAGTCCAGAGGTTTAAAAAGACTTTTAAACAGTATGGAAAAGTTATGGTTACCGTCCATGTACTGACATCCAGTGTGTGGATTGGAGCCTTTTACTATGCAGCCACGAAGTAAGTGTCTTTAGGGAAATTCATCAAAGCACATTTGTGTTGTGTTTAGTAAAATGTAAATTGGATTAGCTCACAGTCCTATTCTGTACGGAGTAATAAGGAAGCTCCCAGCACCTTATGTTAGCAGTCCTGATTTTCAGCTGATTCTTTTGGCAAAAGAGTGTAGCCTCATTCAGTATATACGTGGTGCGGTTTAGGTTGATCTgatggcctgattcaggtttgtatggTATTGCATAGCTGCAGGGAGGACGCTGTGCAATACATGAAACTAATATAATGCTGCAAGAGGCGTCTGTAGGAAAAAGCCACCTCCCGCCAGCATCTACGATTAGAGTTCTGCGTCCGAAGGTGCAGCATGGGATCACCATTGTGACTGTCAGGTGATCACGCAGGACAGGTTCGGCACATGCACGGTTCCCCTACTATCGGGTTTACgtgccaacctgaatcaggccctaagtgcaGGTTTTGCGCATGGAGACATGGACTATTTTGTTTCCTATTCACAATCATAGATATTTTCAGggaagaaagatatattttcttgcgttATAGTTGGTAGTTGGCAGAATAAACATATGTGCTATGGATGCATTACAGAATAGAAACAAACTGATAGTGAATTAGCAATACAAAGGTAGACTTGCATACATCTTCAGTATGCAGCATCAATACATTTGTAATCCCTAAAACATGCATGTAAGTGATTGAGCAGGACGCACCCCTTACATAGTATATATGGCCTTGCAGTCTATGTGATAGTACTGCACATTTCCATATCAGTAGCACATATTGAAGAAAACATGGTAAGATATTAGCCATGATGTTCTCGCCGCCGGCAAGTAAGCGAGGCTATATGCTGCACTACGGTACTGCTATATTTGCAGATTTGTGTTTGCAGCCCCATAAGCGGTGTACAAAACTCCTGCAGTGCTAGACAATGGAGAAACAGAACCAACTATGTTATGTGGATGTGTGCactaccttttttttttacatctgtcaacatatatatatatatatatatatatatatatatatatataatgtaataccAAACAaattaggcggcactcagagacttttcaccCAAGCAAAGTGTATTAACAActgagtcaacgtttcggggaccacctccccgtcttcaggactgaAGACGGGGGGTGGTCCCCGAAATGTTGACTCAGTTGTTAATACACTTTGCTTGGGTGAAaagtctgagtgccgcctcatttattTGGTCTATAGGAGGGGAGCTACACCTGTGGAGGGCACTGGAGCGGGTAACGTCCCTCCGTGGACCCCATGAGTGCCGGAACcgttatagagatatatatatatatatatatatatatatatatctctatatctctctctatatatatatatatatatatatatatatatatctctatatatatatatatatatatatatatatatatatataatatttattttataggAAGACTTGCACTCACCTGCCATTGTAGTAAACCATAAAGTTCCTCTGCAGTTCTCTGCTTCACCATATATTAAAAAGGAAAAATCTATAGTGCTGTATTATTGTTATGCATAAATCTGTATACTCTGTGCAGGTACACTAACATTTACTCCATATCCAGGACATTCCTATAATAAAAGGATAAATAGTGCATAAATACTGTAATTGTACTTGCATATAAAAGATAGCTAGGCCTTCaacatgttatacagtatatacattagtTATATCCTCCAACACTGCATGTTCGGGGTAGTGGCtgggtgacgtcactgagcgatatagtTTAGTGTGTAAGCACTATATTGTTTGCCTATGAGTTCAAGGGAAAACACTGACCATATCACTCATGGAGCATATCGTCTAGTGTCTACCTGGCTTAAGACCTACATAGTACTGTATCATTTTCTCTTCTCCCTGCCTCTCATATAACATACATTCAGTTGGAGGCTGATCAGGGATCATATGGAAGGTGTTTACTGAAAGATAAACCATGTGATTGGTTATCATGAAATATCCATATACGAAATAATACAAGTAACAACATTACACTATTTTGCTTTGTTCAAAAGTAATATATTTTGAGGTCATCACCCAATATTTAGTACATATTACATTCATGGATTTTAAGGCCATGCGCTCAACCCCCAAGAATTGCAGTACAGCTGCATTGCTCATTTTCCAATTCAATTCAAATTTATATAAGAAACCTAATAAAAAAAATTCCCTAAATGCAACTAAAAAAATAAAACTCCTGGCATAAATGTCTTTATAAAAAAATACATTTAGATTAGTATGTTGTGGATAGTAAGCGGACAATGGTTACATTTTTAGCTGTCAATACCTCATACCTCCTTTCTAGTGAAGAATCCCTAAACAGCGTTATAACGGAGATGTAATGTGGTCCCTTCCCAGCGCTGCTTCTGACGGGTTGAAGCTCTGACTGTGGAGTAAAGAGCACTTTGGTTGGCACGCTCTGTTCTTATTCCCATTGGAAAGGTAAATCCATATGAGTTTCAGCAAAAACACGAAGCTTTGTTTTACTCCATACCTGTCTGCAAGCGCTGCTGTGGGTGTCTGTGAGCAGTCCATGTGGTGCCCAGGTCAGGGACTGTACAGTAGTGCTCTATGCCGCAGTGTCTGGACAGAGGGGTGCTTGGCTAAGCCGGCAGAAGCAGCTTCATCATGTAGGGGTACTGTGCAGAGCTAGAGGGAATAGAGGGAATGCAGTTTCTATGGTTTTTACTATTTCTGCAGAAAGGCATTACAATGACATCTATGTCCCAAGACTGCACAACTTGAGGAACATTTATTAGTTCTGTGTCACTTGAGGTAGAGATAAGCTTGATTACATTTGTAATTGCTTTGACACATCAGAAACCATCTGATCGCTCAGCAGCCTTCAAGACCTCACCTTGTACCTGTCTGAGAGATGGAATCCAGTTATGGCTTTACATTGATATGCTATGGAAATTACAAAGAAttagtattgtttgtattgtatataATAAAGCAGAACGGTCACATTTTCATTGTTGTTCTAGCACTAGTGATCCAGCAAAGTTGATGTACAGAGGAGAACATGATCTGTTATCACTACACACCTAgagcaaaaataaaataagaaaaataatTTCCCTTACTTCCACCCTGAACACTTCTGCACACATGTCCAGTTGCAGCAAATCTTTTCCATGAAAAAAAATGTAGCCTGTTATTTGTCAAAGCTTACTTACAATGCACACGTTATCCCTATACACGGGCGGCCAAACTGGCTCAGCTGCTGGGTACAGCTATGGAGCTTCACTTGTGTGAAAGTAGATATGGGAAGATTTGTGAAAACTGTCTGTTATATTGCCTGGATTTCCCTGTAAAATACCCATAAAATATATTGTGTTAATCCCTAATCAGTCTTCCCAGAAAAACAGTCATTAATGCAGCACTATACTCTGTACCAGGCTCCCTGAGGATCATCTGTCGAAAGCTTAAGATGGCCAAACATGGCCTTTGTTAGCCAAGTTGTTAATTTTATACCAGGTTGGCCCAGAATCATTGTACGTATGGAACCAAAGCCACCAATTGATATTAGATTTTATCTGTCATGGTCTAAAAGTGTGACTGGTGGGTGACTGCATGCTTACCAGTCCACCAGGCTGCAGCGGCCGGATTGGCAGTTTCTGTGACGTTTGCCATCAGTGGTCAGCTGATCAAACAATCCGGTCAACACTTTTATGGGCAGCTTTAAACAATTATCATCCAACTTTCATGTTTAAACAATGAAATTGTGTTTTACTGGCACCACCTCATTACAGGCCCACCACTGACCATATACCCATGTTACTGGCCTTAAGTGGCTTTGTAATGATGAGCATGTTTGCAGTCTGCttttccatatgtgtgctgcatgttagatctgttttttatttttgttgtatATACTTATTTTGAACGTGTTTTTCATCTTTTCATCCATTGTGTAAAACTGTCCCATCAGTGTAGCTAACACAgttatatataaataacaaaaatTAAGCACTCCACCAGTCATAACTAAGTTTGTGTTTCATATTACAAATTGCATTGCTAACTGCTTAATTTCTGATCAGATGTGTTGTCTATCCCAGTAAGTGTGTAGCTGTGTGGTTTTGTTTCCACACCTGTTTCTGTTATGGAAAACAATTTCCTGTGTGTAATACACGTCAGTCGTAGACTGTGAGTACACATGCCCAGCCTACAGCTGGAAAGCTCAGCACTTGACATCAACGAATATTCTAGTACAAGTGTTTGTTTTAGTTACCCTCCACCAGCTGGCATTATTGCCCTTTCTAGCAGCTACTGATCCCAAATGTCAATCTAAACTTAGCGTACTCCTTTGCATTATATGTTCCAGGCTATTAAAGTATTAGGTCTTTGACCCAGACAGCAGAATGTAATGTGTTCTGACATTTTATACCGATTGAATCACGCTTTTATGCTGTTTTAGCTCTCAGGGTTCAACTCTATCTCCATTAACACATCCAATGATTAAACCAACATTTTCACATACTTAATAATACAggggcttttctctaacgtcctagaggatgctgggactccgtaaggaccatggggatagacgggctccgcaggagacatgggcacttttaagaaagactttggatctgggtgtgcacttgctcctccctctatgcccctcctccagacctcagtttgatactgtgcccagaggagatgggtgcacttcagggagctctcctgagcttcctgatagaaagtatatttgttaggtttttattttcagggagcctgctggcaacagactccctgcatcgagggactgaggggagagaagcagacctacttctgtgagtttcaaggctctgcttcttaggctactggacaccattagctccagagggagtcagaacacaggtctcaccctggagttcgtcccagagccgcgccaccgtcgtcctcacagagccggaagatagaagccgggtgagtatgagaagaaaaagaagacttcagaggcggcagaagacttcatgatcttcactgatgtaacgcacagcagtgcagctgtgcgccattgctcccacacacctcacacacggcagtcactgtaaggatgcagggcgcagggggggcgccctgggcagcaatataaacctcatttctggcaaaagagatatatatacagctaggcactgtatatataaagagcccccgccagtttttattatatttaagcgggacagaagcccgccgccgagagggcggggcttctccctcagcactcaccagcgccattttctccacagcacagctgagaggaagctccccggactctccccggcttatccacggtgaaagggggtttcagagaagaggggggggggcacataattggcagcaaataatagtattacagcgctactgggtaaacacattgtgtgtttttcctggggtattagcgctgggtgtgtgctggcatactctctctctgtctctccaaagggccttgtgggggaactgtcttcagataagaggattccctgagtgtgtggtgtgtcggtacgtgtgtgtcgacatgtctgaggtaaaatgctctcctaaggaggagatggagcaaatgtgtgtgtgagtggtgtctccgtcgacaacgccgacacctgattggatatgtggaattaagtgcggaggtaaatttattgcacaaaagattagagaacagacggtgaatctacccatgtctgtccctatgtcgcagggaccttcagagtctcaaaacgcccactatccaaaataatagacactgatatcgacacggagtctgactccagtgtcgactacgataatgcaaacttacagccaaaactggcagaaaagtattaaattattattattattggaaagattattgtaataaaatatgttttgcatatcactgatgacccatctgtccctgacacgagggtacacatgtttaaggagaagaaagctgagataacatttcccccctctcatgaaccaaatgaattgtgtgaaaaagagcgggaatctccagacaagatactgcagtttcccaaaagaattctcatggcgtatcctttccctgctagggccaggatacgatgggaatcctcccctaaggtggacaaggcgttgacacgtttacccaaaaggtagcgctgacataccaagatacagctaccctcagggatcctgcagatagcatgcagaaaagtactttgaagtccatttacacacattctggtacattactcagaccggcgattgtgttggcaggggtttatagcgctgtagcagcgtggacagataccttatcagcggagattgaaactctagataaggataccatgttattgaccctaggatatataaaagatgctgtcttatatataagacatgctcaaagagactttggtctactgggttctagagtcaacgctatgtcgatttctgctagacgtgtcctgtggaacatgcaatggacaggtgatgccgactaaaagaggcatatggaggttttaccttacaagggtgaggaattgggtggagaagggctctcggacctggtctccacagctatagctgataaatctgatcttttgccttatattccctcacagcctaagaaagcacgacattatcaaatgcagtcctttcggtcgcagaaaaacaagaaagtacgaggagcgtcctttcttaccagaggtaagggcgctgggcacagctagttctcaggaacagaagtcctccctggcctctactaaatccaccgcatgacgctggggctccgctaagggagtcggccccagtgggagcacgtctttgactcttcagccacatctgagttcactcacaggtggatccctgggcaatagaaattgtttctcagggttacaagctggaattcgaagaggtgcctcctcgccggttttccttatcggccctaccggcttctcccccagaaagggagataatattaaatacaattcacac from Pseudophryne corroboree isolate aPseCor3 chromosome 5, aPseCor3.hap2, whole genome shotgun sequence encodes the following:
- the FAM210A gene encoding protein FAM210A encodes the protein MHLLRTLHLRCIPASIFSVSTSSLQAFRQQRRHLLAARVGCQILVEKQRLHSFPGPESPRDQKSHQSPFPDTDNSLKGKEALTTKDPIDAADDTDPFQDKSIGLVQRFKKTFKQYGKVMVTVHVLTSSVWIGAFYYAATKGVNVVPFLELIHFPESVVNILKNSQSGNVVTAYAMYKIATPVRYTVTLGGTSISVKYLRKYGYLSTPPLVKDYIQDRMEETKERISEKMEETRDLISEKMEETKDRISEKIQETKDTLSFRKKKEE